In Musa acuminata AAA Group cultivar baxijiao chromosome BXJ3-11, Cavendish_Baxijiao_AAA, whole genome shotgun sequence, one DNA window encodes the following:
- the LOC103971352 gene encoding probable BOI-related E3 ubiquitin-protein ligase 3, producing the protein MAFFPQQPNLHQPHHQQQQQQSIPLRNFVPIDGHLSAPVSFFNAAGFPDPSHLSLTNVTGVSPSAVLGADGWEPRTKRVKEQDFLENSQISSIDFLQTGTVSTGLGLSLDDRRVAASSGESPLVLLPMVDADIDRELQRMVTEMDSFIKIEGERLRQSILEKFQAKQFQTLAFVEEKILRKIREKDSEVENINKKNMELEEQMKQLVMEVGAWQQRAKYNENMVNSLKYNLEQLHAQNRDNREGCGDSEVDDAASCCNGNFSLQLMLKENKDSKEMACRVCGVNEVCMLLLPCRHLCLCKECESKLSFCPLCQSSKFIGMEIYL; encoded by the exons ATGGCTTTCTTCCCTCAGCAGCCCAACCTCCATCAACCCcatcaccagcagcagcagcagcaatccaTTCCCCTCAG GAATTTTGTGCCGATCGATGGCCATCTCTCCGCCCCGGTTTCGTTCTTCAACGCCGCAGGCTTCCCGGACCCATCTCACCTTTCCC TAACTAATGTCACGGGGGTCTCACCGAGCGCCGTTTTGGGGGCGGACGGATGGGAGCCGAGGACGAAGCGGGTCAAGGAGCAGGACTTCCTAGAGAACTCGCAGATATCGTCCATCGACTTTCTGCAGACGGGGACGGTGTCCACCGGGCTGGGACTGTCGTTGGATGATCGGAGGGTGGCGGCTTCCTCTGGGGAGTCACCGCTGGTGCTCCTCCCGATGGTCGATGCGGATATTGATCGCGAGCTGCAGAGGATGGTGACCGAAATGGACAGCTTCATCAAGATTGAA GGTGAACGCCTAAGGCAGTCAATATTGGAGAAATTTCAAGCAAAACAGTTCCAAACACTTGCGTTTGTTGAGGAGAAGATTCTTAGAAAGATAAGGGAGAAAGATTCAGAAGTGGAGAACATCAATAAGAAAAATATGGAACTCGAGGAACAGATGAAACAGTTGGTGATGGAAGTCGGGGCCTGGCAGCAACGAGCAAAGTACAATGAGAACATGGTTAATTCACTCAAGTATAATCTTGAACAACTTCATGCTCAGAACAGGGACAACAGAGAGGGTTGTGGCGATAGTGAGGTCGATGACGCGGCCTCTTGCTGCAACGGAAACTTCAGTTTGCAACTCATGTTGAAGGAAAACAAGGATTCAAAGGAGATGGCTTGTAGGGTCTGCGGAGTGAACGAGGTTTGCATGCTTCTATTGCCTTGCCGACATCTCTGTTTGTGCAAGGAGTGTGAGAGCAAGCTCAGTTTCTGCCCTTTGTGCCAGTCCTCAAAGTTCATTGGCATGGAGATCTATTTATAG
- the LOC135652704 gene encoding uncharacterized protein LOC135652704: MTTPGDHHRRYSPLDDRRHRRYMGPPISTSSSAASFKGCCCCLFLLLTFLALLAVAVALVVVLVLKPKKPQFDLQQVAVQYLLIDSTTAALGGAQPPAAYLSLNITLLFIANNPNRVGIRYEAAALEMMYRGVPLGVATVPGFGQPAESRRLVQTRVVVDRFNVLQADALDLVRDVALNDRVDLRLTGDVAAKILVLGLSSPRVQVSVDCAIVISPRKQSLIYQQCGVD, encoded by the exons ATGACGACCCCAGGCGACCACCACCGGCGATATTCTCCGCTCGACGACCGCCGGCACCGCCGTTACATGGGCCCGCCCATATCCACCTCCTCCTCGGCCGCCTCCTTCaagggctgctgctgctgcctgttcctcctccttactttcctcgccctcctcgccgtcgccgtcgccctcGTCGTCGTCCTGGTCCTCAAGCCCAAGAAGCCTCAGTTCGATCTTCAGCAGGTGGCCGTGCAGTACCTCCTCATCGACTCCACCACCGCCGCCCTCGGCGGGGCCCAGCCACCGGCAGCGTATCTGTCGCTCAACATCACGCTGCTGTTCATAGCGAACAACCCGAACAGGGTGGGGATCCGGTACGAGGCGGCGGCGCTGGAGATGATGTACCGCGGGGTGCCTCTGGGGGTGGCGACAGTGCCGGGGTTTGGGCAGCCGGCGGAGAGTCGCCGCCTTGTCCAGACCCGCGTCGTTGTCGACCGCTTCAACGTGCTCCAGGCCGACGCCCTCGATCTCGTCCGCGACGTCGCCCTCAACGACCGCGTCGACCTCCGCCTCACCGGCGACGTCGCCGCCAAGATCCTCGTCCTCGGCCTCTCCTCCCCCAGAGTTCAG GTGTCGGTGGATTGTGCAATCGTGATCAGCCCCAGGAAGCAATCGCTCATCTACCAGCAATGTGGAGTCGACTGA
- the LOC103971354 gene encoding mitogen-activated protein kinase kinase kinase 1 encodes MVFSNHKNYGFRGAMGSRHRQQQGTGSRPRLERCNAVKNIDYEAPAAQASWSACSTASEEPRDLRGTRSLDLWPSTCAHQTSFRIDGSIEGEVEILCHSLGLSGPEDFAISVDDWERRKVRSSFDILPRSRILQMDTPTHEDPSLASNSVPSRPSLVSGEEHISQKIAEEEDCLLLDGSNPGIRVTDSEPVELPCTLPRSRGGDEGIRGVRPPVLLPPPPLSNFEPPPSRPTNDNPLRTLKPPPSMSVPAIDKMSSTWDIIKSFAPERGVLEAGRRESVDSVENEDKEGVFEADEVTEEELRELWLGDTAEDFNGISSYSTMNDDDSSSTTTEPMFMISPNGRFKRRIKSWMRGVLLGSGSYGMVYEGISDEGVFFAVKEVSLLDQGSNAEQCILQLEQEIALLSQFQHENIVQYYGTDKEDSKLYIFLELITQGSLASLYHKYHLRDSQVSAYTRQILNGLNYLHERNVVHRDIKCANILVHANGSVKLADFGLAKEMTKFNMLKSCKGSVYWMAPEVVNPRRTYGPAADIWSLGCTVLEMLTRQIPYPNLEWTQALFKIGRGEQPPIPDYLSGDARDFISKCVRVNPNDRPTASQLLEHSFVRGSLRASSGSNLSLFNNKR; translated from the exons ATGGTCTTCTCCAACCATAAGAACTACGGCTTTCGTGGCGCGATGGGCTCCCGGCACCGGCAGCAGCAGGGGACGGGGTCGCGGCCGAGGTTGGAGCGATGCAACGCGGTCAAGAACATCGATTACGAGGCGCCGGCAGCGCAGGCGTCGTGGTCCGCGTGCTCCACCGCCTCCGAGGAACCCCGCGACCTACGCGGCACCCGGTCGCTGGACCTCTGGCCGTCCACGTGCGCTCATCAGACGAGCTTCCGGATCGACGGCAGTATCGAGGGCGAGGTCGAAATCTTGTGCCATAGCCTCGGCCTCAGTGGCCCCGAGGATTTCGCCATTTCTGTCGACGACTGGGAGAGGCGCAAGGTGCGATCGTCCTTCGACATCCTCCCCAGGTCCAGAATCCTGCAGATGGACACCCCGACCCACGAAGATCCCAGTTTGGCGTCCAATTCTGTGCCTTCTCGGCCCTCGTTGGTATCTGGAGAAGAGCACATAAGCCAAAAGATCGCGGAGGAGGAAGATTGCCTGCTCCTTGATGGCTCGAACCCTGGAATAAGGGTTACAGACTCTGAACCTGTCGAGCTTCCATGTACTCTTCCGAGGTCCAGAGGAGGAGATGAAGGAATTCGAGGTGTCCGGCCACCGGTCCTTCTTCCTCCACCGCCTTTGTCAAACTTTGAACCTCCTCCGTCGAGACCTACAAATGACAATCCACTACGAACTCTTAAGCCGCCTCCATCGATGTCAGTTCCAGCCATTGACAAGATGAGCTCGACTTGGGATATTATCAAATCATTTGCTCCAGAGAGAGGTGTACTTGAGGCAGGTAGGAGGGAATCCGTGGATTCTGTGGAGAACGAAGACAAGGAGGGGGTCTTTGAGGCAGATGAAGTCACTGAGGAGGAGTTGAGGGAGCTGTGGTTGGGGGACACTGCTGAGGACTTCAATGGAATATCTTCTTACTCAACGATGAACGATGATGATTCATCCAGTACGACTACTGAACCGATGTTCATGATTTCACCAAATGGTAGGTTCAAGAGGAGGATAAAATCATGGATGCGTGGTGTGCTCCTGGGGAGTGGTTCATATGGAATGGTGTATGAAGGAATCAGTGA CGAGGGTGTATTTTTTGCTGTTAAAGAAGTATCTTTGCTTGATCAAGGGAGCAATGCTGAACAATGTATTCTTCAACTTGAGCAG GAGATCGCACTTTTAAGTCAGTTCCAACACGAAAACATAGTTCAGTATTATGGGACAGACAAG GAGGATTCAAAACTATATATCTTCCTTGAACTTATCACGCAAGGTTCCCTTGCATCTTTATATCACAAGTATCACTTACGAGATTCCCAAGTTTCTGCATACACCAGGCAAATTCTAAATGGCTTAAACTACCTTCATGAGCGAAATGTGGTACACAG AGATATCAAATGTGCAAATATATTGGTTCATGCAAATGGCTCTGTAAAACTTGCGGATTTTGGATTGGCAAAGGAG ATGACCAAATTCAACATGCTGAAATCTTGCAAAGGAAGTGTATATTGGATGGCTCCAGAG GTTGTTAATCCTAGAAGAACATACGGACCAGCTGCTGATATATGGAGCCTTGGGTGCACTGTTTTGGAGATGTTGACTCGCCAGATACCTTATCCTAACCTTGAGTGG ACACAAGCTTTGTTTAAAATTGGCCGTGGCGAACAGCCTCCTATTCCAGACTACTTGTCTGGAGATGCACGTGATTTCATCAGCAAGTGTGTGAGAGTGAACCCCAACGATCGACCCACTGCTTCACAACTGCTTGAGCATTCATTTGTCAGGGGTTCGTTGAGAGCTTCTTCAGGATCTAATTTATCTTTGTTTAATAACAAGAGATGA
- the LOC103971355 gene encoding partner of Y14 and mago has translation MASAGDDPPPPRLLSIPKEGERILAPTRRPDGTLRKPIRIRAGYVPQDEVAIYQSKGVLLRKASEPEVPPGYDPALAEKPKTKSAKRNERKKEKRHQAALEKEKTLDTEQAEVIKTEPVPSAESIAQGEESVELVTDQISRISVSATPVVVSPSTDTVEIPKAESSGVDLDKRIRALKKKIRLAEAQLQGDQQSMKPEQVEKMRKMDGWREELKLLEDRKCSWVFSYVGCTIFSNCGCAEPTPKPVAFG, from the exons ATGGCCAGTGCTGGCGACGACCCACCGCCGCCCCGCCTTCTCTCCATCCCCAAGGAGGGCGAGCGGATCCTCGCGCCCACCCGGAGGCCCGACGGCACCCTCCGCAAGCCCATCCGCATCCGCGCCGGTTACGTCCCCCAGGACGAGGTCGCCATCTACCAGTCCAAGGGCGTGCTC TTGAGGAAAGCGAGCGAGCCCGAGGTGCCACCGGGGTACGATCCAGCGCTGGCTGAGAAACCGAAGACCAAATCGGCAAAGAGGaatgagaggaagaaggagaagcggcATCAG GCTGCTCTTGAAAAGGAAAAGACCTTGGATACAGAACAAGCCGAGGTAATAAAAACTGAACCGGTTCCTTCTGCCGAAAGTATTGCTCAAGGAGAGGAATCCGTGGAATTAGTTACAGATCAGATAAGTAGGATATCTGTCTCTGCAACACCAGTGGTGGTCAGCCCTTCCACTGATACAGTGGAGATTCCCAAAGCCGAGTCTTCTGGTGTGGATTTAGATAAAAGAATTCGAGCACTAAAAAAGAAG ATACGACTCGCAGAAGCACAGCTACAGGGTGACCAGCAAAGCATGAAGCCTGAGCAAGTGGAGAAGATGAGAAAAATGGATGGGTGGCGTGAGGAACTTAAACTCTTGGAGGACCGAAAG TGTTCTTGGGTGTTCTCTTATGTGGGCTGCACAATCTTCTCTAATTGTGGGTGTGCTGAACCGACACCAAAACCTGTAGCATTTGGGTAG